CTACTCCGACAACCTGGAGTTCTACGTCTTCCGAAGCAGTGACGGACGACTCGACGTCCGGCGGCGGGTGTCGGAGGAGGGGCGGAGGAAGGTCTTCCTGGCGGTGGCAACGGTCGTCGCCCTCGTCGTCCTCGTCCTTGTCCTGACCCACTGACCGGTCCGCCGGCCCGCCGGCCCAGCGAGCACGGCCGCAAGAGGGTGCGGCCCCTTCCCCGCGTACTCGCGTACCACCACGTACAGAGCGCCCACCCGCCCCGTACGAAGAGCCGACGTCAGCGCGTCACCCCTGGTGACGCTCTGCCACGACACGCCACCGTGAGTGCATGGCCGCAGCACAATCTCCCCTCACTGTGCACAAGTTCGCGATGTGCTTCAGCTCGACCCCGCGCGGCGCCCGCCTGGCCCGACGGCTGTGCGGGACCCGGCTCGACGCCTGGGGCATCCCCTACGGCAGCGACGCGCACGACGTCGTCACCCTCGTCTCGGCGGAGCTGTGCGCCAATGCCGTCCGGCACGGGCACGTCGCCGGCCGGGACTTTCACGTCCTGCTCACCGCCGACCCGGCCACCTGCACCGTACGCATCGAGGTCAGCGACACCCGCGGTGAACGCCTTCCCCGCATTCCCACTGCGCCGCCGGACGGCGACGGCGGGCGCGGCCTGCTGCTCGTCGAGGCGTTGGCCGACCGGTGGGGCTGGTCGCCCCGCGCCACCGGCGGGCCAGGTAAGACCGTCTGGGCGGAGTGCGCCGCCGAGTGCGCCGCCCCGCGTGACCTGATCACGTAGGTCGCTCGCGACCCGGTTGGACGCACGGAACCCGCACCCGCGAAACTGCTTCCCAGCGCATCGAAGACCACTTCGGTAACTCGACGGGGGCGGGGGCGGGGAGCAGGTGCCGGAGCCACGGCGGATCGCGGGACGGTACGAGCTGTTGGAACAGTTCGGCCACGGCGGCATGGGGGACGTGTGGCGGGGTTATGACACCGTCCTGGACCGGCCGGTCGCGGTGAAGCTGATCCGCCCGCAGGCCGTGGCGTCGCCGCACTTGGCGGAGGAGTTCGAGAAACGGTTCCGGCGCGAGGCGCGGATCACCGCACGGATCCAGCATCCGGGCGTGCCGCAGGTGTACGACGCGGTGCTCGACGAGTCGTACGAGCAACTGTTCCTGGTGATGGAGCTGGTCGACGGCGTGCCGCTGACCGCCTACGTGCACCCGGAGCGGCCGCTCCCGGTGAGCTGGGCGGTGGCCGTGGCGGCGCAGGTGGCGACCGTGCTGTCGTACGCGCACGACGTGCCCGTGGTGCACCGTGACCTGAAGCCGAGCAACATCCTGGTCGCCCGCGACGGCACGGTGAAGGTGCTCGACTTCGGCATCGCGGCGATCCTGCGGACGGACGTCACCAAGCTGACCGCGACCGGCAGCCCCATCGGGACGCACCAGTACATGGCACCGGAACAGGTGCGCGGCGGGCGGGTCACGCCGCGCGCCGACCTGTACGCGCTCGGGTGCGTACTGCACGAACTGCTCTGCGGGCGGCCGCTGTTCGCCGGGGACAGCGAGTGGCAACTGATGATGCAGCACGTCAACGCCACCCCGACGCCGCTGCGGCAACTGCGTCCCGAGGTGCCGGCGGAGCTCGAGACCCTGGTCCTGCACCTGCTCCGCAAGGCGCCCGAGGCGCGTCCGGCGGACGTGCAGGAGGTGTACGAGCGGCTGCGGCCCTTCCTGCCCCCGCCCGGCGAGGAGTCCGCGCCGGAGGAGGCGGGGCCCGCCGGGACGCCCGACCCGACCGGGATCTTCCGCCGCCCGTACGCGCCCCGCTCGCGCGCCGGCAGCGCGGGCGCGCGGCCCGCCGGTGCCGCCGCCGGGCCCGGTCTCCCGCCCGCCGTTCCGGCGGCCGAGCGGGAGGCGCTGCGGGAGCAGATCCGGGAGGTCCACGCGCACTACCGCGCCCTGCTGGAGGAGGAGCGGTACGCGCAGGCCGCCGAGGTGGTGGGCGAGATGATCGAGCCCGCCGCGCGTGCCCTCGGCTCGGAGAACAAGGCGGTCCTCGGGCTGCGCATGCGACGGGCGGTCAGCCGCCAGTTGGCGGGCGACCACCGGGCCGCGCTGCCCGAGTTCGAGGCGCTCGCCGACGCCTACGGGCGGGTGAGCGGCGCGGGCAGTGAGGAGGCGCTGGACAGCCGGGCGCAGGCGGCCCGCTGCCGGGGCGAACTCGGCCAGGTGACCGAGGCGTTGGCGGGGTTGCACGACGTCCTCGACGTCGTCCGGTCCGTGGACGGCGACGTGAGCGAGACGGCCGTGGAACTGCGGCGCGACATCGGCATGCTGCTGCTCGCGCAGGGCCGGGCCGCGGACGCCTTCACCGTCCTGGAGCCGCTGCACGAGGACCTGTGCATGGTGTTCGGCCCGGACGACGAACTCACCGCCGAGGTGGCCGAGACGCTGGCCGTGATCCGTCTGGATCTCGACGGCGGCAGCCCCGGCTCCTCCTCCTGACCTGGCACTCCGCCCACATCGCACTCCGCCCGGCCCTTAGGATCCCCTCATGCCGCAGCTCGCCTTCGACATCGGTTTCTTCGCCGAACTCCCCAAGCTTCAGCCGCCGGTCAGGAAGGGCGTGCTGGAGGCGTGGGAGAAGTTCAACCAGCTCACCCTCGATCAGCTCTTCAAGGATCAGGGACTGAAGCTGGAGAGCCTGACGAACGCCAAGGACAAGCAGATACGGACGATCCGCATCGACCAGTTCTGGCGCGGTGTGGTCCTCGCTCCGCCGACCGGGGACACGTTCATCCTGCTGCGGGTCATGCAGCACGACAAGGCGATCGCCTGGGCGAAGAAGCAGAAGGCCAGCATCAACGAGGTGACGCGGGCCGTCGAGATCCGGGACGCCGCGACCCTGGACGAGCTCACGCCGGCGTACGAGCGGGTCGCGGAGGGCTCCCCGAAGAAGCGGCTGTTCGCGGAGTTCTCCGACGGGGACCTTAAGGCTCTCGGCATCGACGACGAGACGCTGCGGCAGGCGCGGTCGCTCGTCGACAAGGAGCAGTTGGAGGTGTTCGCGCCGCTGCTGCCGCAGGACCAGCGGGAGGTGCTGCAGTACCTCGCCGAGGGGATCCCGATCCAGGAGGTGTGGCAGGACATCGTCGCGCCCGCCCTCCAGGCGTCGACTCAGCCGGTGGACACGGACGACTACGAGACGGCGATCCGGCACACCCGGGCGCGCATCGCGCTGGTCACGGCGCCGGAGGAGCTGCGGGACATCCTGGAGAAGCCGTTCGCGGCCTGGCGGGTGTTCCTGCACCCCTCGCAGCGCAAGGTGGCCTACCGGGCGTCGTACTCGGGGCCGGCCCAGGTCACCGGCGGGCCCGGCACCGGCAAGACCGTCGTCGCCCTGCACCGCGTCAAGCACCTGCTGGGGCACCTGCGCGACGGGGACCGCATCCTGCTCACCACCTACACCAACGCGCTCGTCAACGCGCTCCGCTCCGGCCTCGAGTCGCTGGTGGAGGACCCGGAACTGCGCGAGAAGGTGGACATCTCGACGGTGGACGGATTCGCCAGCCGGGTCGTCGCAGAGGCGCCGGGCGCGGTGGCTCTGCGGCCGCTGATGAACAACGAGGAGGAGAGCCGCTGGGGCAAGGCCGCCAAGGCGACCGGGTTCCCGGGCAGCGCGCAGTTCCTCGCCCAGGAGTACCGGCACGTCATCCTTGCCCAGGACATCCGGAGCCTCGCCGAGTACGAGTCGGCGGACCGGCGCGGGCGCGGGAGCCGGCTGACCGCGACCGAACGGCCGCTGGTGTGGGAGACGGTGGAGCGGTTCAGGGACGGCCTGGCCGCAGACGGGGCCCGCACCTGGCTGCAGACCTGCGCGGAGGCGGCGCGGCTGCTGGCGGAGAAGGGGCCGCAGTACCGGCACGTGGTGGTGGACGAGGCGCAGGACCTGCACCCGGCGCAGTGGCGTCTGCTGCGCGCAGCCGTGCCCGCCCGCCCGGACGACCTGTTCATCGCGGGCGACCCGCACCAGCGCATCTACGACTCGAAGGTGTCCTTGAAGTCGCTCGGCATCAAGGTCACCGGGCGGTCGGTGAAACTGCGCAAGAACTACCGCAGCACCCAGGAGATCCTGCGCTGGTCCACCGCCCTGCTCATCGGCCGTCCCATCGCCCAGTTGGAGGACGAGGGCCGCGACGACACGCTGCTCGGCTACCGCTCCGCCCTGCACGGCGACGGGCCTGCCGTGCACGCGGCGGCGGACGAGGACGTCGAACTCGCGGCTCTGGTCGCCCAAGTGCGGACGTGGCTGGATGCGGGCGTCGGCGCCGAGGAGATCGGGGTGAGCACCCGGTTCAACAAGACGTGCGCCAAGGCGGTGACCCACCTCAAGACCGCCGGCATCCCCGCCGTATCACTGCGGTCCGCCGACACAGCGGGCGCGGCGGATGCCGTACGGGTCGGAACCATGCACTCGTTCAAGGGACTCGAGTTCCGCTGCGTCGCGGTGATCGGCGCCAACGACGGTGCCGTGCCGTTCGCGAAGGCGGTGACGCCGGCCGAGCTGGACGCCAAGCAGCACGAGACGGACATGATGTCGGAACGCTGCCTGCTGTTCGTCGCCTGCACGAGAGCGCGCGACAGTCTGTACGTGTCGTGGTCGGGCGAGGCGAGTCCGTTCCTGGTGGAGGCCGGAGTGGGGGCCGGTACGCCTCAGGAGAGTCCGGCGGGGTGACCATAAGCATCACCGTGCCGTCCGGCGTGACGTCATAGAGTGCCCGCCCGACGCATGACGAAGGTCATCGGTGAAGAGGGGCGCGAAGTTGCAGGCGAAAGAGACGTTGTTCGACGATCTCGTGCCGGGGCGGGCACAGCAGTCCCAAGTGCCGCTCTGCCAGAGGACGTACTCCTGGACGGAGAAACAACTCGCGCAGTTGTGGGACGACATCCTGGAGCAGGCGGAGTTGGTGGAGCCCGGGGACAAATGGAGCACCCACTTCCTCGGCTCGGTGGTCCTCGGGCCCTCGCCGCAGAACGAGCCGACGTTCCCGCGCTGGCTGGTGGTGGACGGACAGCAGCGCCTCACGACACTGGCGCTGGCCGCGATCCGTGATCACATCGCGGATTCCGAACCTGACGAAGCCGAGCGGGTGGACGAGGAATACCTGATCAACAAGCGCCGCAAGGGCGCCGACCGGTACCGTCTGCTGCCAACGCAGGCCGACCGACCGCAGTACGCCGCGCACATCCTGGACACCCCAGCGGATCAGGCTGCCGGGGACCGAGTGACCGCCGCCTACCGCTTCTTCAGGCGCAAACTGGTCGAGGCCAACAATCCGGCCAGTCCCGAAGACGTCTTCCGTATCGAGCAGGCCATCACCTCCAGGCTCACGCTCGTCGCCGTCACCGCCGAGCGCGGTGACAATGTGCACCGCATCTTCGAGTCGCTCAACAACACCGGTCTCAAGCTCAGCCAGGCCGATCTCCGTACGGCTTGTGGGCTGCCCAGGCGCGGATCACACTCACCGCATTGAGCTCAGAGATGAAACTCGCGTCGATCCGGGACACGAGTGGCCGGTTAAACGGCCGCATGTCAGGATCGGGCTGTGCCTGTTTTCCTGGACGCTGCCGAGAGTTCGGGGCTCCCTGCCGTGCCGCCTCCCAGGATGCGGCGGGTGGTGTTCGTCGCGTTGCTGAGCCGGGACGGGCGGCTTGCCCTGGTGGCAGACTATCTGCCCGGAGTTCCTCCCCGATGGGTGCTCCCTTCAGGATCCGTCCGAGCCACAGAGACCTATCGTGAGGCGGCAGTGCGCGTACTCCGCGATGCGGTCGGCGCGATGCCGGTGCGCGGGGGCGCTGTTGAAGGATGCCGCTGGGCTCAGGTGCCTGTGCCCGTAGGCCGGAGCCGTCGAGAGGCCCACGTGTTCGTCTTTCGTCTCGCTGAAGCTGGTGATCCGCCGGATCATCTGTCCTGGAGGGGAACGACACGCTGGGCGGGGCCTGAGCAGTGGCAGGAGTTGCGCGCATGGTGTGATCTGCCGAATGTGGATGTGCTGTTGACGGGATACCTGGAGGGGTGGATCCCGGACGGGCGGATCACTTTGGAGCCTTGAACCCCGGCATCTCGACACCCTCCGTCACTCGGCCCTGGCGATCGTGGCGGCGGTCTCCTGAAGGGCCGCAGCAACCGCTGGCATGTTCTGTTCACGCAGACGCACGGCGGGTGCGTACACGGAGATCGCGGCGAGCGGTTCCCCGATGCGGTTGCGGATGGCCACGCCTACGCCGTGCAGGTCGTGTGCACTTTCCTCGAGGTCTGCCGCCCATCCCCGGACTCTGACTTCCTCCAACTCCACCTGAAGCAGCGGCCACTCAGTGATGCTTCCTGCCGCCGTGGCAGGGAGCGCGGCCGGGAGTGTCGCGCGTACATCTGCCGGGTCGCGCAGTGCGAGCAAAGCCTTGCCCGCCGCTGTGACGTGGGCGGGGAGCTCCTGTCCGAGCGGAACGCTGACGCGCAGGACATGCCGGCACTCGACTCCGTCGAGTAGTCGGACGACGGCCGCATCCAGGGAGTACAGGCACACCGTCTCCTGCAGCTTCTCGGAGAGCTCCTCCAGGGGTCTGCGCGCCTGTCGTCGGACGTCCAGCTGGGCGATTGCGGCCAGTCCCATGCGTACGAGCTGCGGCCCCGCTGAGTATCCGTGCTGGCCAGCATCGTGGCGGAGGAAACCCGTGCGCTGCAGGGTGACCAGGATGCGGTGTGCGGTGGAACGTGAGATACCGAGCTCCCGGGCAGTTTCGGTAACACCGACTTCCCCCCGGTCATACGCCAGGACTAGAACATCCAGGGCCTTCGTCACCGACGCCAAGGCCTCTGTCGCCGACAGATGCTTGCCATCCACCATGAAGGAACCGTAACGCTCACACGTTCCCGGAGACCGGGAGCTTCGACAGAATCCACACGTCAGAATTCCGCGATGGCACGTCTCACAGTTCCGGTGCGGCATCGCACGAACCCGGCTAGCCAACTCTGCGCCAAGACAGGTCGAGTCCTGCGATAACCCCGACCGGACTTGCCGCGCTTGAGCGCACTGTTGACCGTTTGATAGTGCCTCACAGGAACTGCGTGCGTGCCACAGTGTGCCGTCCCTACACTGGCAGCGACCTTCCTTAGGAGTTCGCTATGGCGGGATACCGGACCAGCGCACCTGCGTCAGACAAGGGTGTCTACATCGGCCAGGCCCGGCATGCCGTGAAGGAGCTGATCACTTCACTGCGCGGCGAGTTGGCGACATTGGAGGCTGTGTACGCGATGATGTGCCAGGGCGCCGAATCCACCGATGTCCGCGAGGAGCCGCCGGTCACTGGCGAGGACGCGGAAACCGCCCAGGCTTCCCGGGAGAGTCCGTCTGAAGTTTCTGTCGCCGACGAGGATCCTTCGTCCGAAGATGCGCGCCCGGGGATTGGCACTCGGACCCTGGGGCCACCGCGTAACGGAAGCATGCGCGATGCGATCCTCACACTCCTGTGCGCTGCTCAAGAGGCAATGTCCATCACCGATATCGCGGCAGCGGTGCGCCCGGGAGCGGACGCGACGGTCCGATCATCCGTAGGAAAAACCCTCAACCGCATGAAGCAACTTGGTGAGGTGGAAAGCGTAGCACCGGGAATGTTCCGGGCCGTGCTGTCATCCCGGGCTGCTTGATCCACCCGAGAACGACCCTAACCCAACCAGCAGGCCTCCCTCGATTAGCGGTCGAGGGAGGCCGCCAAACACGCGAACGGACGCTTCTCCTAGCAGGGTTCCGGTCCGTCGCGCACGTTCACTCTAGCGCTCCCATGGGTGGCGCTATAGGGCGTCTACGCCATTCCGTACTTGAGCGTGCACGACTGACCTCAAATTGGCAATTGGGGATCAGTCATGAGCACATTGGGTCGCATTCGATCCGGGCCAGAGCGCCAGGCCCAGGGCGCGCTCCAGTCGGCAGACCGTCAGCACATCCGGCCAGGTGGCGCCCGCCAGCAGATCGCCGATGGTCTGTCTGCCGACGTTGCTCTGGGCGGCCAGGGCACGCAGCGAGAGCTCCGGCCTCTCACGCAGGGCGGCGGCGAGGCGGCGGGCAATCGTCTGGACCACCGCCGCGGCGGGCTCCCCGGCGATCCGGGCATCCGGCCACTCCTCCGGATCGACGGCGTAGCTCCATGGCGGCGCCGTGCGCGCTCGGCCTCCGGTCATAAAGATGCGTTCCTTCAGATCGTGATCGACACTGACACCAGTGGCCGGTTAACCGGCCACCTGTCATGGGCCTTGCGCCTGGAGGTCGCTGTGTCGAATCGCCTGCTGGCCTACACACCGAAGGCGGAGACGGTGCCACCCGCCCAGTGGCGCCGCATCGCTCCGGTCGTCCGCTCGCTGGGATTCATGGCCGTCGCAGCGGGGCCCTACGGCCCAGACGTGGTCATGACGCCGCTCGCACGGCTGGTCGCCTGGGTCGAGGCCCAGGGCCTCCCGCTCGACCCCTCGGTGATCCTTGACCAGAGCACCGTCGAACGCTTCATCCTCGTCGGCTGCCGCGACATGGCCGCCAACAGCCGCCGAACCTGCAGCAGCCAGCTGCGCCGGGCCTCCGAAGCGCTCTTGTTGGACCAGCTCGGACAGCATCCGCCGATCCGGCTGAAGGCCACCGCCGCCCCAGTAGCCCCCTACCCGCCAGCGGAAATCGCCTACTGGCTGATCTGGGCGCAGAGCCTGCCCACCTCGGCCCAACGGCGCAACGCCTGCCTGCTGTTCTGTCTCGGCGTCGGTTGCGGGCTCGCCGTTGAGGATCTTGTGTACGTTCAGGGGCGGGACATCCTGGCGGGCCCTACCGGCCGGGCACTGGTGAAGGTGCACGGGCGCCGTCCGCGCACTGTCGTATGCCGGTACGCCTACGAGGAACTTTTGCTGGCGGAAGCCGCCCACATCCCGGCAGACGCGTACGCCTTCCGGCCGGACTGGCAGGACCGCACCAGCAAGCACATCGCATCGGACTGGCTGGCCAGGTACCCGCGGATCATCGGCCGTAGTGACGGTGCAGTGCTGCAGACCCAGCGGCTGCGCACGACCTGGCTCGTCGATCTGCTGAATGCAGGTATTCCGCTGAAGGTGATCCTCAAAGCGTCCGGACTCGGGACCCTGCACAGCCTCTCGCGATACCTCGTCTTCCTCCACGACGTGCCCGAAGCGGAGGCATCCGATCTGTTGCGGGGGGCGGCGGCATGAGCAGGAAGAACCCGGAAGACAAACCCTGCCGGCGTACCGGCCTCGCTTTACGCCCTGCACCGCAGGCCCCCGGCCGGACCCTCAACGACCGCGTTGTGAGGCAAGTCTTCGACCTCGTGCGCCACAGCGGAGTACTGGAACGCCTTCCCTCCAACGAGCACCGGCCAGGCCCGAAGGGCTTCCCGTTCCGCACAGTGCTGATCGGCCTGATCTTGTCGCAGTACATGGGCGAGAGCGCGAACATCAACGACGCATGGGAGACGCTCTTCTTCGCCTTGTCTCCAGGGTCCAAAGCCCTCCTTGACGTCCCCGACGTCGACCTGCACATCCGCGAGGGCGCAACCCGAGAAGAAATCGACCGCATCGCGCACCACCAGTACGCAACGTCGAAGCGCGTCTACCGGTCCTGGTCCTCGATGACCCGGCGCCTCGACCCTGCACCGCACGACCGCCGCAAGCGGCTGTCTCTCAGCGAGGCCAAGAAGATCCGACGGAAGTGGAATGCCCGTGACAACCAGGACACCGTGCGTAACCTGGAGGCCATCGCCCAGGATCTGATTCTCGCTCCGGTGATGGCTTCCTACCGGCGCGGCGACTTCGCTCGGTGGCCTGGTCACATCGCGGTCGACGACACTCCGGTTCCGGTCTGGGGCAAAGAGCCGGACTACCACCAGGACCGGGCCTCGCTTGAGATCACCGCCGGGATGTACGTGAAGGGAGGAACGCAGAAGAAGTCGCCCAGCGGCAAAGCTGCGGCCTCCACGAACACTGGCACCCGGCGCGGCACGGCAAACAAGCCAGTGCCTCGCAAGACCAAGTCGGCACGGGAGAAGAAGGCCAAGGCGCCGGAGAAGAGAGAGTTCCGCTACGCCATGATGGCCGCGTTCCCAGGCCATGGCCATGGCGACCTCGCTGGCGCCTACCCCGCGGTCTGCCTCGGCATGATCCTTCACACCCCGGGCACCGAACCCGGCCCGGCCACCCTGCGCGCCATCCAGCCGGCCTTCGAACGAGGCCTGGTCAAAGACCTGTTCTGCGCCGACCGGGGCATCACCCAGGCCAAGCCTCACAACCTGCATCTGCAGCTGCTCAAACTCGGCCTCAACGCGGTGAAGCACTACAACGACGACAAGGTCGACCGGCAGGGAGAGTTCCGCGGCATGCAGCTGGTCGGCGGCGAGTTCTATTGCCCGCTGATGCCCACCCCGTTGATCACCGCGGGCGCCACATACATCGACAGCCGCACGGACGAGGACCGCGCCCACGCACTCAACCTGATCCAGTCCCGGAAGGACTACCAGACCAAGATCAAGGAGTACGGGCCCGCAGGGGACCAGCGTCGACAGTGCCCCGCCCTCGGGTCCCACGCCACGGTCACCTGCTACCGCCGGCCCCAGCCACGCCCGTCCACCGTCGTCGACCTCGACGCCCCCACTGTCCGTACCCCGGCAGCCCTGCCCACCATCCCCAGGCCCAACCGGGACACCCCCGTCTACCCCGATATCTGCAGGGGGAAGAGCATCACCGTCCCGGGCACCGTGTTGGCCAAGTGGCGGCAGAAGTACCCCCTGTTCACCCCTCTGTGGCAGGAAGCCTGGTCCGGACTGCGCAGTCAGAACGAGGGCGGCAACGGCAACCTCAAGAAGTCCGCCCTCGACAGCATCGACAATCCCCAGCTCCGCCTGCCGCACGGACGCGTCGCACAGACCCTGCTCAATGCCGTCATCATCTTTGTGGCGAACCTCAGAGCCATCCGACGGTTCCTCCGCGACCAGGGCATCCAGCCCCGCAAGGCCAGCACGCAGAGCGCCGGCACCCAACCCGGTGAGCCCTCCGATCCGCCCCTGGCGCGACCGCTTCCGACCGAGGAGGTCGAGCCTCCGCCACGCGAGTGACGCACCTCCGTCGCGCTCCGCCCCCTGAAAACCCCACATGCCTGCGCCACGGCTACCAGCCGTCGCGCAGGCATGTCCTGTTTCCGCAGGTGAGAGGCGCAGTACCTGGACCGCCACCGCCTCACCCCCTCATCGAGCCGATCACGAGGCTCAAGGCCCCAGAAACGACGAAATACCGGCGAGTCACATGACTCGACCGGTAATTCGTGAACGCTTCGGGACGATATCGTGAACGTCCCTGTGGTGTCCGAGGGGGGACTTGAACCCCCACGCCCGATAAAGGGCACTAGCACCTCAAGCTAGCGCGTCTGCCATTCCGCCACCCGGACCAGGTGTCTGCCGCCTTGCCAGGGGTGTTCCCGGCGGCGACATGGACAACAATACCAAGGTTTCGGAGTGCCTTTCACCTGCATATCCGGGCCCCGGGCGGGGCCGTGCGGGGCCCGGTCGGGCGGCTCCGCACGGCCTCACCAGAGGTGATCGGACGGTCACGATCCGGCCACTCCAGACCAGGTCAGGCCGCGGACGGCATGAGGTGGTACTCGGGGAAGTTCCCCGGCAGCCGCTCCCCCGCCGGGCCACGGGTGACGGCCTTCACCAGCAGCTCGCCGCCGACGAAGGCACCCCGCCACGAGGCGCCGAAGCCGCCGAAGAGCTCGTCGCGGTCGCCGCGTGAGCGGGGCCTGCCGTGGCCGACCTTGAACGCCCGGATCTGGGGTGCGAGCCGCTCGTAGGTCGCCCGGTCGTCGGTGGACAGGGTGGCGACGAGCGCGCCGTTCGAGGCGTTCATCGCCGCGAGCAGCTCGGCCTCGGTGTCGACCAGGACGATCGTGTCGACCGGGCCGAAGGGTTCCGCGTGGTGGAGCGGGGAGGACGAGGGCGGGCCGAGGAGGGTGACGGGCTGGACGTACGCGCCGGTGTCCTGGCCGGGCAGGAAGCGCGCGTCGGCGAGTCGGCCCCGGTGCAGCGGAACGGCGCCCCGGTCGACGGCCTCGGCGACCTGGTCGGTCAGCTCCTTGGCCTTGGCCGCGTTGATGACGGGCCCGAAGTCCAGCGGCGGGTACGGGTCGTCGGGGTGCTCCACGGCCAGCGGGTGGCCCACTCTGAGGGTGCGGACCGCGGGGAGGTACGCCGCGAGGAACTCGTCGAACAGCTCGCGCTGGACGACGAAGCGCGGATAGGCCGTGCAGCGCTGTTTGCCGTAGTCGAAGAGTT
The DNA window shown above is from Streptomyces akebiae and carries:
- a CDS encoding ATP-binding protein, with amino-acid sequence MAAAQSPLTVHKFAMCFSSTPRGARLARRLCGTRLDAWGIPYGSDAHDVVTLVSAELCANAVRHGHVAGRDFHVLLTADPATCTVRIEVSDTRGERLPRIPTAPPDGDGGRGLLLVEALADRWGWSPRATGGPGKTVWAECAAECAAPRDLIT
- a CDS encoding serine/threonine-protein kinase, with protein sequence MGDVWRGYDTVLDRPVAVKLIRPQAVASPHLAEEFEKRFRREARITARIQHPGVPQVYDAVLDESYEQLFLVMELVDGVPLTAYVHPERPLPVSWAVAVAAQVATVLSYAHDVPVVHRDLKPSNILVARDGTVKVLDFGIAAILRTDVTKLTATGSPIGTHQYMAPEQVRGGRVTPRADLYALGCVLHELLCGRPLFAGDSEWQLMMQHVNATPTPLRQLRPEVPAELETLVLHLLRKAPEARPADVQEVYERLRPFLPPPGEESAPEEAGPAGTPDPTGIFRRPYAPRSRAGSAGARPAGAAAGPGLPPAVPAAEREALREQIREVHAHYRALLEEERYAQAAEVVGEMIEPAARALGSENKAVLGLRMRRAVSRQLAGDHRAALPEFEALADAYGRVSGAGSEEALDSRAQAARCRGELGQVTEALAGLHDVLDVVRSVDGDVSETAVELRRDIGMLLLAQGRAADAFTVLEPLHEDLCMVFGPDDELTAEVAETLAVIRLDLDGGSPGSSS
- a CDS encoding UvrD-helicase domain-containing protein; its protein translation is MPQLAFDIGFFAELPKLQPPVRKGVLEAWEKFNQLTLDQLFKDQGLKLESLTNAKDKQIRTIRIDQFWRGVVLAPPTGDTFILLRVMQHDKAIAWAKKQKASINEVTRAVEIRDAATLDELTPAYERVAEGSPKKRLFAEFSDGDLKALGIDDETLRQARSLVDKEQLEVFAPLLPQDQREVLQYLAEGIPIQEVWQDIVAPALQASTQPVDTDDYETAIRHTRARIALVTAPEELRDILEKPFAAWRVFLHPSQRKVAYRASYSGPAQVTGGPGTGKTVVALHRVKHLLGHLRDGDRILLTTYTNALVNALRSGLESLVEDPELREKVDISTVDGFASRVVAEAPGAVALRPLMNNEEESRWGKAAKATGFPGSAQFLAQEYRHVILAQDIRSLAEYESADRRGRGSRLTATERPLVWETVERFRDGLAADGARTWLQTCAEAARLLAEKGPQYRHVVVDEAQDLHPAQWRLLRAAVPARPDDLFIAGDPHQRIYDSKVSLKSLGIKVTGRSVKLRKNYRSTQEILRWSTALLIGRPIAQLEDEGRDDTLLGYRSALHGDGPAVHAAADEDVELAALVAQVRTWLDAGVGAEEIGVSTRFNKTCAKAVTHLKTAGIPAVSLRSADTAGAADAVRVGTMHSFKGLEFRCVAVIGANDGAVPFAKAVTPAELDAKQHETDMMSERCLLFVACTRARDSLYVSWSGEASPFLVEAGVGAGTPQESPAG
- a CDS encoding DUF262 domain-containing protein; this encodes MQAKETLFDDLVPGRAQQSQVPLCQRTYSWTEKQLAQLWDDILEQAELVEPGDKWSTHFLGSVVLGPSPQNEPTFPRWLVVDGQQRLTTLALAAIRDHIADSEPDEAERVDEEYLINKRRKGADRYRLLPTQADRPQYAAHILDTPADQAAGDRVTAAYRFFRRKLVEANNPASPEDVFRIEQAITSRLTLVAVTAERGDNVHRIFESLNNTGLKLSQADLRTACGLPRRGSHSPH
- a CDS encoding NUDIX hydrolase, which gives rise to MRRVVFVALLSRDGRLALVADYLPGVPPRWVLPSGSVRATETYREAAVRVLRDAVGAMPVRGGAVEGCRWAQVPVPVGRSRREAHVFVFRLAEAGDPPDHLSWRGTTRWAGPEQWQELRAWCDLPNVDVLLTGYLEGWIPDGRITLEP
- a CDS encoding IclR family transcriptional regulator; this translates as MVDGKHLSATEALASVTKALDVLVLAYDRGEVGVTETARELGISRSTAHRILVTLQRTGFLRHDAGQHGYSAGPQLVRMGLAAIAQLDVRRQARRPLEELSEKLQETVCLYSLDAAVVRLLDGVECRHVLRVSVPLGQELPAHVTAAGKALLALRDPADVRATLPAALPATAAGSITEWPLLQVELEEVRVRGWAADLEESAHDLHGVGVAIRNRIGEPLAAISVYAPAVRLREQNMPAVAAALQETAATIARAE
- a CDS encoding helix-turn-helix domain-containing protein, translating into MTGGRARTAPPWSYAVDPEEWPDARIAGEPAAAVVQTIARRLAAALRERPELSLRALAAQSNVGRQTIGDLLAGATWPDVLTVCRLERALGLALWPGSNATQCAHD
- a CDS encoding site-specific integrase, with amino-acid sequence MIDTDTSGRLTGHLSWALRLEVAVSNRLLAYTPKAETVPPAQWRRIAPVVRSLGFMAVAAGPYGPDVVMTPLARLVAWVEAQGLPLDPSVILDQSTVERFILVGCRDMAANSRRTCSSQLRRASEALLLDQLGQHPPIRLKATAAPVAPYPPAEIAYWLIWAQSLPTSAQRRNACLLFCLGVGCGLAVEDLVYVQGRDILAGPTGRALVKVHGRRPRTVVCRYAYEELLLAEAAHIPADAYAFRPDWQDRTSKHIASDWLARYPRIIGRSDGAVLQTQRLRTTWLVDLLNAGIPLKVILKASGLGTLHSLSRYLVFLHDVPEAEASDLLRGAAA